A stretch of Nilaparvata lugens isolate BPH chromosome 12, ASM1435652v1, whole genome shotgun sequence DNA encodes these proteins:
- the LOC111055362 gene encoding host cell factor 1-like isoform X2, translated as METKEWKKVPILSLPERAGFGAAVIENKMYLFGGMVSSKRFLNDLYYLSLSTWQWDPMFPSLAPGTPPPCARVGHSFTKVNNHLILLFAGVTDPNGHFLYLNDLYALDLGSDDTCTWRLIVANGAQPVGRESHSACLYKPNLHEEKLIIYGGMNGYRLDDVWSLDINTYTWSEYIVPWGRNTPPARSMHAATIAGSRMFVFGGWAPPDEILGKSHFFKPQELCCFDLVAGKWEKLDEESLNHSLPPPRTGHSLVVIEDKIYMWSGRIGEYLDKVTMVDDLWSLQVTPQKVMNRFILSDKTYTMFNLEWDPVPLASCYILQIQVMTMPPVRKPESTARIFFNQNAKSASSPCINHPKINSTPAILSPIPTKNDAKPIVATSENNTHECLTSKFHPKPFSSIPSTRNTTALSVPNTITSHKISNPRVSISAGNRPNSKSLSTSFNPNKQKNTIPIVTTRVCFSAGIKGEKNPLSITPPPSTPVSVIDSTITHNSVIKTPSISPVIHTSGFVPVTHTPSIAPGDILTPDTIDSPDTTNTPGITHVTSGSTQCGTTQVAPVTSHTPGITHVTSGSTNVTHGITHVTPGITHVTSGSTHVTHGCTTHVAPDTSHTPGITHVTPGITHVISGSTHATPGITHVTPGTSHTPGITHVTPGIIHATPGITHATPGIIHVTPGITHVTPISVTSKIAQSPGTSTAVIYSSVVTTPPVNRHRSTLETFLKPKLTLTNRPASVKLMRSSTGTPVAVIPKSLIPSSSTITCGSKSSNIVIVARKRPYK; from the coding sequence ATGGAAACCAAAGAATGGAAGAAGGTGCCAATACTATCACTACCCGAACGCGCCGGGTTTGGAGCAGCAGtgattgaaaacaaaatgtatCTGTTTGGTGGTATGGTGAGTAGCAAAAGATTTTTGAACGACTTGTACTATCTGAGTTTGTCAACTTGGCAATGGGACCCGATGTTCCCAAGCTTGGCTCCTGGCACACCTCCACCTTGTGCCAGGGTTGGCCATAGCTTCACAAAGGTCAACAACCATCTGATACTCCTGTTCGCTGGTGTGACTGACCCAAACGGTCACTTTTTGTACCTGAACGATCTCTACGCCTTGGATTTGGGTTCGGATGACACCTGTACATGGCGTCTGATTGTGGCCAATGGTGCTCAGCCTGTAGGCCGGGAATCGCATAGTGCATGTTTGTACAAACCTAATCTGCATGAGGAGAAACTGATCATCTATGGAGGCATGAATGGTTACCGGCTGGATGACGTGTGGAGTCTGGATATCAACACATACACGTGGAGCGAGTACATTGTGCCTTGGGGCAGGAACACACCCCCTGCACGCTCCATGCATGCGGCAACTATCGCTGGGTCGAGGATGTTTGTGTTTGGCGGATGGGCACCTCCGGATGAGATCCTCGGGAAATCCCACTTCTTCAAACCACAAGAGCTCTGCTGCTTCGATCTGGTCGCCGGCAAATGGGAGAAGCTCGATGAGGAGTCCTTGAATCACAGTTTGCCCCCTCCCCGCACCGGGCACAGCTTGGTTGTGATTGAGGACAAGATATACATGTGGTCGGGTAGGATAGGGGAATACCTTGATAAAGTGACCATGGTGGACGATCTGTGGTCGCTGCAAGTAACGCCTCAGAAGGTGATGAATAGGTTCATATTGTCGGACAAAACCTACACTATGTTCAATCTAGAATGGGATCCTGTTCCACTTGCTTCTTGCTATATTTTGCAAATTCAGGTGATGACAATGCCACCTGTTCGGAAACCTGAATCAACTGCTCGCATTTTCTTCAATCAGAACGCCAAATCTGCAAGTTCTCCTTGTATTAACCATCCTAAAATCAATTCCACTCCTGCCATTCTATCTCCAATTCCCACCAAAAATGATGCTAAACCAATTGTGGCTACATCTGAAAACAATACACATGAGTGCCTCACTTCTAAATTCCACCCTAAACCATTTTCATCTATTCCTTCAACTAGAAACACTACTGCTTTGTCAGTACCCAACACCATCACAAGTCACAAGATCTCAAACCCTAGAGTGTCTATTTCTGCTGGGAATAGACCTAACTCCAAGTCATTATCAACTTCTTTCAAtccaaataaacaaaaaaatactaTTCCAATAGTAACTACAAGGGTTTGTTTTTCTGCTGGAATCAAGGGAGAGAAGAACCCCCTTTCTATAACTCCTCCACCATCAACTCCTGTTAGTGTCATCGACTCTACCATCACTCATAATTCTGTTATTAAAACTCCTAGTATTTCTCCTGTTATCCATACTTCTGGCTTTGTTCCTGTTACTCATACTCCGAGTATTGCTCCTGGTGATATTCTTACTCCTGATACAATTGATTCTCCTGATACTACCAATACTCCTGGTATTACTCATGTTACTTCTGGTTCTACTCAATGTGGTACTACCCAAGTAGCTCCTGTTACTTCTCATACTCCTGGTATTACTCATGTTACTTCTGGTTCTACCAATGTTACTCATGGTATTACTCATGTAACTCCTGGTATTACTCATGTTACTTCTGGTTCTACTCATGTTACTCATGGTTGTACTACTCATGTAGCTCCTGATACTTCTCATACTCCTGGTATAACTCATGTAACTCCTGGTATTACTCATGTTATTTCTGGTTCTACTCATGCTACTCCTGGTATCACTCATGTAACTCCTGGTACTTCTCATACTCCTGGTATCACTCATGTAACTCCTGGTATTATTCATGCTACTCCTGGTATAACTCATGCTACTCCTGGTATTATTCATGTTACTCCTGGTATCACACATGTTACTCCCATCTCTGTCACTAGTAAAATTGCTCAGTCTCCTGGTACAAGCACTGCAGTTATCTATTCATCTGTTGTGACCACTCCACCAGTAAATCGCCACAGGTCAACACTGGAAACATTTTTAAAGCCGAAATTAACTCTGACTAATAGACCTGCCAGTGTCAAACTGATGAGATCCAGTACTGGAACACCGGTGGCAGTTATTCCGAAAAGTTTGATACCAAGTAGTTCAACGATTACTTGCGGCAGTAAATCGTCAAACATTGTAATTGTAGCACGTAAACGGCCTTACAAGTGA
- the LOC111055362 gene encoding host cell factor 1-like isoform X1, with product MTSTATLKVKWEKVEVEGEAPPPRHGYRAVVKDNLLIIHGGGDGKTFFSDLFILKMETKEWKKVPILSLPERAGFGAAVIENKMYLFGGMVSSKRFLNDLYYLSLSTWQWDPMFPSLAPGTPPPCARVGHSFTKVNNHLILLFAGVTDPNGHFLYLNDLYALDLGSDDTCTWRLIVANGAQPVGRESHSACLYKPNLHEEKLIIYGGMNGYRLDDVWSLDINTYTWSEYIVPWGRNTPPARSMHAATIAGSRMFVFGGWAPPDEILGKSHFFKPQELCCFDLVAGKWEKLDEESLNHSLPPPRTGHSLVVIEDKIYMWSGRIGEYLDKVTMVDDLWSLQVTPQKVMNRFILSDKTYTMFNLEWDPVPLASCYILQIQVMTMPPVRKPESTARIFFNQNAKSASSPCINHPKINSTPAILSPIPTKNDAKPIVATSENNTHECLTSKFHPKPFSSIPSTRNTTALSVPNTITSHKISNPRVSISAGNRPNSKSLSTSFNPNKQKNTIPIVTTRVCFSAGIKGEKNPLSITPPPSTPVSVIDSTITHNSVIKTPSISPVIHTSGFVPVTHTPSIAPGDILTPDTIDSPDTTNTPGITHVTSGSTQCGTTQVAPVTSHTPGITHVTSGSTNVTHGITHVTPGITHVTSGSTHVTHGCTTHVAPDTSHTPGITHVTPGITHVISGSTHATPGITHVTPGTSHTPGITHVTPGIIHATPGITHATPGIIHVTPGITHVTPISVTSKIAQSPGTSTAVIYSSVVTTPPVNRHRSTLETFLKPKLTLTNRPASVKLMRSSTGTPVAVIPKSLIPSSSTITCGSKSSNIVIVARKRPYK from the coding sequence CATGGATACAGAGCTGTGGTCAAGGACAACCTGCTTATCATCCATGGAGGGGGAGACGGCAAAACATTCTTCAGTGACTTGTTCATCCTGAAGATGGAAACCAAAGAATGGAAGAAGGTGCCAATACTATCACTACCCGAACGCGCCGGGTTTGGAGCAGCAGtgattgaaaacaaaatgtatCTGTTTGGTGGTATGGTGAGTAGCAAAAGATTTTTGAACGACTTGTACTATCTGAGTTTGTCAACTTGGCAATGGGACCCGATGTTCCCAAGCTTGGCTCCTGGCACACCTCCACCTTGTGCCAGGGTTGGCCATAGCTTCACAAAGGTCAACAACCATCTGATACTCCTGTTCGCTGGTGTGACTGACCCAAACGGTCACTTTTTGTACCTGAACGATCTCTACGCCTTGGATTTGGGTTCGGATGACACCTGTACATGGCGTCTGATTGTGGCCAATGGTGCTCAGCCTGTAGGCCGGGAATCGCATAGTGCATGTTTGTACAAACCTAATCTGCATGAGGAGAAACTGATCATCTATGGAGGCATGAATGGTTACCGGCTGGATGACGTGTGGAGTCTGGATATCAACACATACACGTGGAGCGAGTACATTGTGCCTTGGGGCAGGAACACACCCCCTGCACGCTCCATGCATGCGGCAACTATCGCTGGGTCGAGGATGTTTGTGTTTGGCGGATGGGCACCTCCGGATGAGATCCTCGGGAAATCCCACTTCTTCAAACCACAAGAGCTCTGCTGCTTCGATCTGGTCGCCGGCAAATGGGAGAAGCTCGATGAGGAGTCCTTGAATCACAGTTTGCCCCCTCCCCGCACCGGGCACAGCTTGGTTGTGATTGAGGACAAGATATACATGTGGTCGGGTAGGATAGGGGAATACCTTGATAAAGTGACCATGGTGGACGATCTGTGGTCGCTGCAAGTAACGCCTCAGAAGGTGATGAATAGGTTCATATTGTCGGACAAAACCTACACTATGTTCAATCTAGAATGGGATCCTGTTCCACTTGCTTCTTGCTATATTTTGCAAATTCAGGTGATGACAATGCCACCTGTTCGGAAACCTGAATCAACTGCTCGCATTTTCTTCAATCAGAACGCCAAATCTGCAAGTTCTCCTTGTATTAACCATCCTAAAATCAATTCCACTCCTGCCATTCTATCTCCAATTCCCACCAAAAATGATGCTAAACCAATTGTGGCTACATCTGAAAACAATACACATGAGTGCCTCACTTCTAAATTCCACCCTAAACCATTTTCATCTATTCCTTCAACTAGAAACACTACTGCTTTGTCAGTACCCAACACCATCACAAGTCACAAGATCTCAAACCCTAGAGTGTCTATTTCTGCTGGGAATAGACCTAACTCCAAGTCATTATCAACTTCTTTCAAtccaaataaacaaaaaaatactaTTCCAATAGTAACTACAAGGGTTTGTTTTTCTGCTGGAATCAAGGGAGAGAAGAACCCCCTTTCTATAACTCCTCCACCATCAACTCCTGTTAGTGTCATCGACTCTACCATCACTCATAATTCTGTTATTAAAACTCCTAGTATTTCTCCTGTTATCCATACTTCTGGCTTTGTTCCTGTTACTCATACTCCGAGTATTGCTCCTGGTGATATTCTTACTCCTGATACAATTGATTCTCCTGATACTACCAATACTCCTGGTATTACTCATGTTACTTCTGGTTCTACTCAATGTGGTACTACCCAAGTAGCTCCTGTTACTTCTCATACTCCTGGTATTACTCATGTTACTTCTGGTTCTACCAATGTTACTCATGGTATTACTCATGTAACTCCTGGTATTACTCATGTTACTTCTGGTTCTACTCATGTTACTCATGGTTGTACTACTCATGTAGCTCCTGATACTTCTCATACTCCTGGTATAACTCATGTAACTCCTGGTATTACTCATGTTATTTCTGGTTCTACTCATGCTACTCCTGGTATCACTCATGTAACTCCTGGTACTTCTCATACTCCTGGTATCACTCATGTAACTCCTGGTATTATTCATGCTACTCCTGGTATAACTCATGCTACTCCTGGTATTATTCATGTTACTCCTGGTATCACACATGTTACTCCCATCTCTGTCACTAGTAAAATTGCTCAGTCTCCTGGTACAAGCACTGCAGTTATCTATTCATCTGTTGTGACCACTCCACCAGTAAATCGCCACAGGTCAACACTGGAAACATTTTTAAAGCCGAAATTAACTCTGACTAATAGACCTGCCAGTGTCAAACTGATGAGATCCAGTACTGGAACACCGGTGGCAGTTATTCCGAAAAGTTTGATACCAAGTAGTTCAACGATTACTTGCGGCAGTAAATCGTCAAACATTGTAATTGTAGCACGTAAACGGCCTTACAAGTGA